Proteins co-encoded in one Scomber scombrus chromosome 14, fScoSco1.1, whole genome shotgun sequence genomic window:
- the thap12a gene encoding THAP domain containing 12a, whose product MMQNHCAVPNCTSGKSDPQPLFRFPHDPERCKKWVEKCQRQDLMDKSPDQLYRYYRLCGKHFVTSSSDGDAQSTVLKDDAIPTIFDAPSQPQNGQGKRSKEMTKDEEKESKGRKKMKKSQAETNTDDAQEIPEDEKYKEYLKSLFEVLILLGEQSIPPRGPGDNKQDSLGSSNFQALLDYRMSNGDEVLKMKFDANKEYCSSTQLNQLIEVCEKCIREKLKEEVKQNGFFSLITDDLVKLSGEWYLPVLLRYVDQSNCQRERFVGFLSFEGDEDALAEKLLSEITDEWGLNMEQCRGQAHSCSGTHFSKMKKFAAKLMERYPMAILTLRSTDTLNMSLVSGMALSGIQLVLCTFKKIESFFSQSPELYLEFENAISIFYPEKEEKANELKEICRTTWTRRNDAFDVAGEILEALLLCVDSVHDNEDLRWNDQVTHDALEISKALTDFEFIMTLVVLKNTMTLTRALGKNMQGKATDVHFAANSLKAVLHSLTEVSDNLDVYHEFWNDEAVNIAAALDIPVKVPRSFLRKHQSEPGTVQPDSYYKEYLSVPVVNHVMKEVNELFCENHLKALKCLSLVPSVIEQHKSTEPDEENVQVFKDDIPNVGTLSAELHCWWVKWSKKGKGETFPSSLHETLQLADVKFFPNMLAVLRLIGILPTLALEDSCDVTHKRFKMYTQNTPDKFKSKSLALLNMNYDVCCDLDSMVEVFMKTYPEREEVA is encoded by the exons ATGATGCAGAATCACTGCGCGGTGCCCAACTGCACTAGTGGCAAATCCGATCCTCAGCCGCTCTTCAGGTTCCCTCATGATCCAGAAAG GTGCAAAAAGTGGGTTGAAAAATGCCAACGGCAAGATCTCATGGACAAATCACCAGACCAGTTGTACAGATACTACAGACTTTGTGGGAAACATTTTGTTACATCTTCTTCTGATGGT GATGCTCAGAGTACAGTGTTGAAGGATGATGCCATTCCAACTATCTTTGATGCGCCAAGCCAACCTCAAAATGGACAGGGGAAGCGCAGCAAAGAGATG aCCAAAGATGAGGAAAAGGAGAGTAAGGGGAGAAAAA AAATGAAAAAGTCTCAGGCAGAGACAAATACAGATGATGCCCAGGAAATCCCAGAGGATGAGAAATACAAAGAGTATCTCAAGTCATTATTTGAAGTTCTTATACTGTTGGGAGAACAAAGCATTCCTCCGAGAGGGCCTGGCGATAATAAACAGGACAGCCTTGGGTCAAGCAACTTTCAGGCATTGTTAGATTATCGCATGAGTAATGGAGATGAGGTTCTAAAGATGAAGTTCGATGCGAACAAGGAGTACTGCTCGTCAACTCAGCTGAATCAGTTGATTGAGGTGTGTGAGAAATGCATCCGTGAAAAGCTCAAAGAGGAAGTTAAACAAAACGGCTTTTTCTCATTAATTACTGATGATTTGGTGAAGCTCTCAGGAGAATGGTACCTCCCAGTCCTTCTCCGTTATGTGGACCAGTCAAACTGTCAGCGGGAGAGGTTTGTTGGATTCTTGTCCTTTGAAGGAGACGAAGATGCCCTGGCAGAGAAACTGCTTTCTGAAATCACAGACGAATGGGGCTTGAATATGGAACAGTGTAGAGGTCAAGCCCACTCCTGCTCTGGGACACATTttagtaaaatgaaaaaattcgCTGCCAAACTGATGGAGAGGTATCCAATGGCAATCCTTACACTAAGGTCTACCGATACCTTGAACATGTCACTGGTCAGTGGTATGGCTTTGTCAGGCATTCAGCTTGTCCTGTGTACCTTTAAGAAGATTGAGTCATTCTTCAGTCAGTCCCCTGAACTGTATTTGGAGTTTGAGAATGCCATATCAATTTTCTAtccagagaaagaggagaaagccAATGAACTGAAGGAGATCTGTCGTACCACCTGGACCAGACGGAATGACGCGTTTGATGTGGCTGGGGAAATCCTAGAGGCATTGCTACTCTGTGTGGACAGCGTACATGACAACGAGGACTTGAGGTGGAACGATCAAGTCACACATGATGCCTTAGAGATTTCAAAAGCGCTCACTGATTTTGAGTTCATCATGACGCTGGTTGTCCTGAAGAACACTATGACACTTACAAGGGCATTGGGGAAGAACATGCAAGGGAAAGCAACAGATGTGCATTTTGCTGCAAACAGCTTAAAAGCTGTATTGCACTCCTTGACAGAAGTGTCTGACAACCTCGACGTGTATCATGAGTTCTGGAACGACGAAGCTGTTAACATTGCTGCTGCGCTGGACATCCCAGTCAAGGTTCCTCGATCATTCTTAAGAAAACATCAGTCAGAACCGGGAACCGTTCAGCCAGACAGTTACTACAAGGAGTACCTGTCTGTTCCTGTGGTGAACCATGTCATGAAAGAAGTGAATGAACTCTTCTGTGAGAACCACCTGAAGGCTCTGAAATGTCTGTCACTGGTGCCTTCCGTCATAGAGCAGCACAAGTCCACTGAACCAGATGAAGAAAACGTACAAGTGTTTAAAGATGACATCCCTAACGTTGGAACCCTCTCCGCTGAGCTGCATTGTTGGTGGGTCAAATGGAGCAAAAAGGGAAAAGGTGAGACCTTTCCCTCTAGTCTCCATGAAACGCTGCAGCTAGCCGACGTGAAGTTCTTCCCAAACATGCTTGCAGTTTTAAGACTGATCGGTATCCTACCTACCTTGGCTCTGGAAGATAGCTGTGATGTTACGCATAAGCGCTTCAAGATGTACACGCAGAACACGCCTGATAAGTTCAAATCAAAAAGTCTTGCTCTTTTGAACATGAACTATGATGTTTGCTGTGATCTGGATTCAATGGTTGAGGTCTTTATGAAGACATACCCCGAAAGGGAGGAGGTAGCATAG